A single genomic interval of Oncorhynchus mykiss isolate Arlee chromosome 13, USDA_OmykA_1.1, whole genome shotgun sequence harbors:
- the LOC110486169 gene encoding homeobox protein Hox-B6a codes for MSSYFVNSTFPVTLPGGQESFLGQIPLYSSGYTDPLRHYPGAAYGATSVQDKAYPSSYYQQASGAYGRASAAGACDYAAASFYREKDPACTLASIEEHSLVLSQDHRKTDCSGQNKSIFGDSEDQKPSTPVYPWMQRMNSCNGTFGNPGRRGRQTYTRYQTLELEKEFHFNRYLTRRRRIEIAHALCLTERQIKIWFQNRRMKWKKENKLINSSQTSGEEEEEKRSE; via the exons ATGAGTTCCTATTTTGTAAACTCAACTTTTCCAGTGACTCTGCCTGGAGGACAAGAGTCTTTCTTGGGACAGATACCGTTATACTCCTCCGGATACACTGATCCTTTAAGACACTATCCCGGTGCTGCCTATGGCGCTACCAGCGTTCAAGACAAGGCGTACCCATCCTCATATTACCAGCAGGCGAGCGGTGCCTATGGCCGGGCCAGCGCCGCCGGTGCATGCGACTACGCAGCAGCCAGCTTTTACAGGGAAAAGGACCCCGCCTGCACCCTCGCCAGTATAGAGGAACATTCGCTCGTCCTGAGCCAAGACCATCGCAAGACGGACTGCTCGGGGCAAAATAAAAGCATATTCGGGGACAGCGAGGACCAGAAGCCCTCGACGCCCGTTTATCCGTGGATGCAGAGGATGAACTCGTGTAACG GGACCTTCGGTAACCCTGGTCGAAGGGGTCGTCAGACGTACACCCGCTACCAGACGCTCGAGCTGGAGAAAGAGTTTCATTTTAACAGGTACCTTACCCGTAGGCGCCGTATCGAGATCGCGCACGCACTGTGCCTAACAGAACGCCAGATCAAAATTTGGTTCCAGAACCGAAGGATGAAGTGGAAAAAAGAGAATAAACTGATCAACTCTTCTCAGACCagcggagaggaggaggaagagaagaggtcaGAGTAA